A genomic window from Brassica oleracea var. oleracea cultivar TO1000 chromosome C8, BOL, whole genome shotgun sequence includes:
- the LOC106307970 gene encoding phospholipase ABHD3-like isoform X1: protein MDDPIPSPYDLLFQALSLIPTRHYLYALFILWTVFFYNFLEFHFLGDTLLHYFKCRVNLIFHPDSPLYNDVVSRCRILHGRYVATPWLASPHLQTCFLNFNGLPPVFSYTRLLFRASDGGTIALDWLTNSDVLDGDLRNQREITKQDTTPIAVVVPGLTSDSSSAYLKHLAYNTAKSGWNVVISNHRGLGGVSVTSDRFYNAGWTEDIRVVIRYLQQEYPLAPLFAIGTSIGANILVKYLGEEGEKTPLRGAVAICSPWDLLIGDRFICRTLKQKLYDRALTIGLQGYAQLHEPQYTRLADWEGIKKSRSIRDFDNHATCHVGKFETVDTYYRKSSSTQYVGNVAVPLLCISALDDPLCTKEAIPWEECWANKNIVLATTNHGGHLAFFEGLTASSLWWVRATNEFLGALSCSRHMHVQKIQESRSSESGKQEEPSINQGPYLNTAEDGLVAAVKYEQNTNITAPSSEEATQLLNQTGPQCEDNVTKTSFNKLCRQRKGSIWLVGYIGVVTGFPLVGMLINYLLRKKQRPTTSTNL from the exons ATGGACGATCCAATTCCATCTCCATACGACCTTCTCTTCCAAGCTCTCTCGCTCATCCCAACTCGTCACTACCTCTACGCTCTCTTCATTCTCTGGACTGTCTTCTTCTACAATTTTCTCGAGTTCCACTTCCTTGGTGATACGCTTCTGCACTATTTCAAATGCCGCGTTAATCTCATCTTCCATCCAGATTCTCCTCTTTACAACGACGTTGTTTCTCGCTGCCGCATTCTTCACGGCCG ATATGTGGCGACTCCGTGGTTAGCGAGTCCTCATCTTCAGACATGTTTCCTTAATTTCAACGGACTGCCTCCTGTTTTCTCCTACACAAG GCTGCTCTTTCGCGCTTCTGATGGTGGAACCATTGCATTGGACTGGCTGACCAACTCTGATG TTCTTGATGGGGACCTTCGCAATCAGAGAGAGATCACAAAGCAAGACACAACTCCCATTGCTGTTGTTGTTCCAGGCTTAACTAGTGATTCTTCTTCTGCC TACCTAAAGCACCTTGCCTACAACACTGCAAAATCAGGTTGGAATGTTGTTATTAGCAATCATAGAGGACTCGGTGGTGTTTCTGTTACT TCCGATCGCTTCTATAATGCTGGATGGACTGAGGATATACGGGTAGTTATTCGTTATCTTCAACAGGAGTACCCATTGGCTCCTCTCTTTGCTATTGGAACTAGCATTGGAGCTAATATTCTG GTTAAATACCTTGGGGAAGAGGGTGAAAAGACTCCTCTCAGGGGTGCTGTGGCTATTTGCTCCCCATGGGACCTCTTG ATTGGTGACAGGTTTATCTGCCGGACATTGAAACAAAAGTTGTACGACAGAGCTCTCACCATCGGACTTCAAGGTTATGCCCAATT ACATGAACCTCAGTATACAAGGCTTGCTGATTGGGAAGGCATAAAAAAG TCACGTTCCATCCGAGATTTTGACAATCATGCTACCTGTCATGTCGGGAAATTTGAG ACTGTGGATACGTATTACCGAAAATCTAGCAGTACCCAATACGTAGGAAACGTGGCGGTGCCACTACTCTGTATCAGTGCTCTAGATGATCCGTTATGCACAAAGGAAGCTATTCCTTGGGAGGAATGCTG GGCAAACAAAAACATTGTCTTGGCGACAACGAATCACGGGGGACATCTAGCATTCTTCGAAGGACTAACTGCATCTAGCTTGTG GTGGGTTCGGGCCACCAATGAGTTTCTTGGCGCCCTTAGCTGCAGTCGTCATATGCATGTACAGAAA ATTCAAGAAAGTAGAAGCTCAGAATCAGGGAAGCAGGAGGAGCCTTCGATAAACCAAGGCCCGTACCTAAACACTGCAGAAGACGGGTTGGTGGCAGCAGTCAAGTACGAGCAAAACACCAATATCACTGCTCCATCATCAGAAGAAGCAACACAACTATTGAACCAGACCGGACCACAGTGTGAGGATAATGTAACAAAGACAAGCTTTAACAAACTATGCCGGCAGAGAAAAGGATCCATATGGTTGGTTGGTTACATAGGCGTGGTAACAGGTTTCCCCTTAGTTGGGATGCTCATAAACTACCTCTTGCGTAAGAAGCAACGACCCACAACATCCACCAACCTCTGA
- the LOC106307970 gene encoding phospholipase ABHD3-like isoform X2, with protein MDDPIPSPYDLLFQALSLIPTRHYLYALFILWTVFFYNFLEFHFLGDTLLHYFKCRVNLIFHPDSPLYNDVVSRCRILHGRYVATPWLASPHLQTCFLNFNGLPPVFSYTRLLFRASDGGTIALDWLTNSDVLDGDLRNQREITKQDTTPIAVVVPGLTSDSSSAYLKHLAYNTAKSGWNVVISNHRGLGGVSVTSDRFYNAGWTEDIRVVIRYLQQEYPLAPLFAIGTSIGANILVKYLGEEGEKTPLRGAVAICSPWDLLIGDRFICRTLKQKLYDRALTIGLQGYAQLHEPQYTRLADWEGIKKSRSIRDFDNHATCHVGKFETVDTYYRKSSSTQYVGNVAVPLLCISALDDPLCTKEAIPWEECWANKNIVLATTNHGGHLAFFEGLTASSLWWVRATNEFLGALSCSRHMHIQESRSSESGKQEEPSINQGPYLNTAEDGLVAAVKYEQNTNITAPSSEEATQLLNQTGPQCEDNVTKTSFNKLCRQRKGSIWLVGYIGVVTGFPLVGMLINYLLRKKQRPTTSTNL; from the exons ATGGACGATCCAATTCCATCTCCATACGACCTTCTCTTCCAAGCTCTCTCGCTCATCCCAACTCGTCACTACCTCTACGCTCTCTTCATTCTCTGGACTGTCTTCTTCTACAATTTTCTCGAGTTCCACTTCCTTGGTGATACGCTTCTGCACTATTTCAAATGCCGCGTTAATCTCATCTTCCATCCAGATTCTCCTCTTTACAACGACGTTGTTTCTCGCTGCCGCATTCTTCACGGCCG ATATGTGGCGACTCCGTGGTTAGCGAGTCCTCATCTTCAGACATGTTTCCTTAATTTCAACGGACTGCCTCCTGTTTTCTCCTACACAAG GCTGCTCTTTCGCGCTTCTGATGGTGGAACCATTGCATTGGACTGGCTGACCAACTCTGATG TTCTTGATGGGGACCTTCGCAATCAGAGAGAGATCACAAAGCAAGACACAACTCCCATTGCTGTTGTTGTTCCAGGCTTAACTAGTGATTCTTCTTCTGCC TACCTAAAGCACCTTGCCTACAACACTGCAAAATCAGGTTGGAATGTTGTTATTAGCAATCATAGAGGACTCGGTGGTGTTTCTGTTACT TCCGATCGCTTCTATAATGCTGGATGGACTGAGGATATACGGGTAGTTATTCGTTATCTTCAACAGGAGTACCCATTGGCTCCTCTCTTTGCTATTGGAACTAGCATTGGAGCTAATATTCTG GTTAAATACCTTGGGGAAGAGGGTGAAAAGACTCCTCTCAGGGGTGCTGTGGCTATTTGCTCCCCATGGGACCTCTTG ATTGGTGACAGGTTTATCTGCCGGACATTGAAACAAAAGTTGTACGACAGAGCTCTCACCATCGGACTTCAAGGTTATGCCCAATT ACATGAACCTCAGTATACAAGGCTTGCTGATTGGGAAGGCATAAAAAAG TCACGTTCCATCCGAGATTTTGACAATCATGCTACCTGTCATGTCGGGAAATTTGAG ACTGTGGATACGTATTACCGAAAATCTAGCAGTACCCAATACGTAGGAAACGTGGCGGTGCCACTACTCTGTATCAGTGCTCTAGATGATCCGTTATGCACAAAGGAAGCTATTCCTTGGGAGGAATGCTG GGCAAACAAAAACATTGTCTTGGCGACAACGAATCACGGGGGACATCTAGCATTCTTCGAAGGACTAACTGCATCTAGCTTGTG GTGGGTTCGGGCCACCAATGAGTTTCTTGGCGCCCTTAGCTGCAGTCGTCATATGCAT ATTCAAGAAAGTAGAAGCTCAGAATCAGGGAAGCAGGAGGAGCCTTCGATAAACCAAGGCCCGTACCTAAACACTGCAGAAGACGGGTTGGTGGCAGCAGTCAAGTACGAGCAAAACACCAATATCACTGCTCCATCATCAGAAGAAGCAACACAACTATTGAACCAGACCGGACCACAGTGTGAGGATAATGTAACAAAGACAAGCTTTAACAAACTATGCCGGCAGAGAAAAGGATCCATATGGTTGGTTGGTTACATAGGCGTGGTAACAGGTTTCCCCTTAGTTGGGATGCTCATAAACTACCTCTTGCGTAAGAAGCAACGACCCACAACATCCACCAACCTCTGA
- the LOC106312149 gene encoding G-type lectin S-receptor-like serine/threonine-protein kinase At1g34300 — translation MAKSPYPNLLLLLLLRFPFSSSSIPLGSVLYASGSNQSWSSPNFTFSVSFLPSSSPNSFLAAVSFAGNIPIWSAGTVDSRGSLRLSSSGSLRLTNGSNATVWDSGTDGLGVVLATIEDSGNLRLLDNQSNPVWSSFDHPTDTIMQLQNFTAGKVLRSGNYSFQLERRGNLTLKWNNSTTYWSQGLNSSFSSNFSSPSLALQTNGVVLMFDSTLSGGTETIYSDDYGEGSNTFRFLKLDDDGNLRIYSSASRNSGPVSPHWSAVANQCLVYGYCGNFGICSYSDTTPVCLCPSRNFDLVDVNDRRKGCKRKVELNDCSGNATMLDLGNTRLVTDSSDPNSEVFFAGSSPCRSNCLVSTTCLASVSLSDGSGNCWQKQRGSFFTGYQSSSVPSTSYVKVCGPVLPNQPLVGTKGDGNNSKVHLWIVAVAVVGGLLGLAVVEVGLWWCCCRNNPKFGTLSSHYTLLEYASGAPVQFSYRELQRCTKSFKEKLGAGGFGTVYRGVLSNKTVVAVKQLEGIEQGEKQFRMEVATISSTHHLNLVRLIGFCSEGRHRLLVYEFMRNGSLDSFLFTTDSGKLLTWEYRFNIALGTAKGITYLHEECRDCIVHCDIKPENILVDDNYTAKVSDFGLAKLLNPKDNRHKNMSSVRGTRGYLAPEWLANLPITSKSDVYSYGMVLLEIVSGKRNFDVSEKTNHKKFSIWAYEEFEKSNTEAILDKRLREDQTVDMEQVKRMVQTSFWCTQEQPLQRPTMGKVVQMIEGITAVNKPPRPKTLNEVSFSGSSGSTSHASILVASGPTHSSSSSATRSFQTMGITSSSTKIGQGSLLGS, via the coding sequence ATGGCGAAGTCGCCATATCCCAACCTTCTTCTCCTTCTCCTCCTCCGCTTCCCTTTCTCATCTTCCAGCATACCTCTCGGCTCCGTCCTTTACGCATCCGGTTCCAACCAGTCATGGTCGTCTCCCAATTTCACTTTCTCCGTCTCCTTTCTTCCATCGTCTTCCCCTAACTCCTTCCTCGCCGCCGTTTCCTTCGCCGGAAATATTCCCATATGGTCCGCAGGAACCGTTGACTCTCGAGGATCCCTCCGCCTCTCTTCCTCCGGCTCCCTCCGCCTCACCAACGGTTCCAACGCCACCGTCTGGGATTCCGGAACCGATGGTCTCGGCGTCGTTTTAGCTACGATTGAAGATTCCGGTAACCTCCGACTCCTCGACAACCAAAGCAACCCGGTGTGGTCTTCATTCGATCACCCGACGGACACGATCATGCAATTGCAGAACTTCACCGCCGGTAAGGTTCTCCGATCCGGTAACTACTCGTTTCAGCTAGAGAGAAGAGGGAACCTCACGCTTAAATGGAACAACAGCACGACTTACTGGAGCCAAGGGCTAAATTCGTCTTTTAGCTCCAACTTTTCGTCTCCGAGCTTAGCGTTACAGACTAACGGAGTTGTCTTGATGTTCGATTCAACTCTCAGCGGCGGTACTGAGACTATTTACAGTGACGATTACGGCGAAGGTAGCAATACGTTTAGGTTCTTGAAGCTAGACGACGATGGGAACCTGAGAATCTACAGCTCCGCGAGTAGAAACAGCGGTCCCGTCTCGCCTCATTGGTCTGCTGTTGCTAACCAGTGTCTTGTTTATGGTTATTGCGGGAATTTTGGGATCTGTAGTTACAGTGATACAACTCCGGTTTGCTTGTGTCCTTCTCGTAACTTTGATCTTGTTGATGTGAATGATAGAAGAAAAGGGTGTAAGAGAAAGGTAGAGCTAAATGATTGCTCTGGCAACGCGACCATGCTTGATTTGGGTAACACTAGGTTGGTTACAGACTCGAGTGACCCTAACTCTGAAGTTTTCTTTGCCGGTAGCTCGCCTTGTAGATCCAATTGTCTTGTTAGTACTACTTGTCTTGCTTCTGTCTCACTGTCCGATGGGTCAGGAAACTGTTGGCAGAAACAACGAGGTTCTTTCTTTACCGGGTACCAGAGCTCATCGGTTCCGAGTACTTCTTATGTTAAAGTGTGTGGTCCGGTGTTGCCTAACCAGCCTTTGGTTGGAACGAAAGGAGACGGGAACAACTCGAAAGTTCACTTGTGGATTGTTGCAGTTGCTGTTGTAGGTGGGCTTCTTGGTTTGGCTGTGGTAGAAGTAGGTCTGTGGTGGTGCTGCTGCAGAAACAATCCAAAGTTTGGAACTTTGTCGTCTCACTACACTTTGCTTGAGTACGCTTCTGGTGCACCCGTGCAGTTCTCCTACAGGGAGCTGCAACGCTGCACCAAAAGTTTTAAAGAGAAGCTTGGAGCTGGAGGGTTTGGTACTGTGTATAGAGGCGTGCTCTCTAATAAAACCGTGGTTGCAGTGAAGCAACTAGAAGGAATAGAGCAAGGAGAGAAGCAGTTTAGGATGGAGGTTGCAACCATAAGCAGTACACACCACCTCAATCTGGTGAGACTGATCGGGTTTTGCTCTGAGGGAAGACACAGGCTTCTTGTGTATGAGTTCATGAGAAACGGATCTCTCGATAGCTTCCTGTTTACTACTGACTCAGGAAAGTTGTTGACTTGGGAGTATCGGTTTAACATTGCGCTTGGAACGGCAAAAGGAATAACTTACCTCCACGAAGAGTGCCGTGACTGCATTGTTCACTGCGACATTAAACCAGAGAACATTCTTGTGGATGACAATTACACTGCCAAAGTCTCGGACTTTGGACTCGCCAAGCTCTTGAACCCGAAAGACAACAGACACAAAAACATGAGCAGCGTTAGAGGAACAAGAGGCTATTTAGCACCTGAATGGCTCGCAAATCTTCCCATAACTTCGAAATCTGATGTCTATAGTTACGGAATGGTTCTACTAGAGATAGTAAGTGGAAAAAGGAACTTTGATGTCTCAGAGAAAACGAACCACAAGAAATTCTCGATATGGGCATACGAGGAGTTTGAAAAAAGCAACACCGAGGCCATTCTTGACAAACGTTTGCGAGAAGATCAAACGGTTGATATGGAACAAGTGAAGAGGATGGTTCAGACAAGTTTCTGGTGCACACAAGAACAGCCATTGCAGAGGCCGACAATGGGAAAAGTGGTTCAGATGATAGAAGGAATCACTGCCGTAAACAAGCCGCCACGTCCAAAGACCTTAAACGAAGTGTCGTTTTCAGGGAGCAGTGGGAGCACAAGCCACGCGTCTATCTTGGTTGCTTCTGGTCCGACTCATTCATCTTCTTCGTCTGCAACAAGGTCGTTTCAGACAATGGGAATCACGTCGTCTTCCACAAAGATAGGTCAAGGTTCATTGCTCGGATCTTAA
- the LOC106311610 gene encoding probable arabinosyltransferase ARAD2, whose translation MVPKIKITSMAVAKPLCSVSCLLLSSSLVFVVSLLFFFSNSLTSDQNPRISLDTYQTGINVFVAELPRSLNYGLLDKYWSSSPDSRIPSDPDHPTRKTNSSKPEKYPPYPENPLIKQYSAEYWIMGDLETPPEKRTGSFAKRVFSESEADVVFVPFFATLSAEMELGNGKGSSFRKKSGNEDYQRQRQVLDFLRNTQAWKRSGGRDHVFVLTDPVAMWHVRQEIALSILLVVDFGGWFRQDSKSFNGTSLPERIEHTQVSVIKDVIVPYTHLLPRLDLSQNKRRHSLLYFKGAKHRHRGGLIREKLWDLLVDEHGIVMEEGFPNATGREQSIRGMRNSEFCLHPAGDTPTSCRLFDAIQSLCIPVIVSDNIELPFEGMIDYSEFSVFVSVSDALRPKWLANHLRNFSERDKETFRSRMAKGQSVFVYDNGKANGIGPIQHDGAVNHIWKKVQQKVPMVKEAVFRERRKPAGTSVPLRCQCI comes from the exons ATGGTTCCTAAGATTAAGATCACATCAATGGCGGTCGCTAAACCTCTCTGCTCAGTCTCTTGCTTACTCCTCTCTTCCTCTCTCGTCTTCGTCGTCTCGCTTCTCTTCTTCTTCTCCAATTCCTTAACATCCGACCAAAATCCGAGGATCTCTCTCGATACCTATCAAACGGGCATCAACGTCTTCGTAGCTGAGCTTCCGAGATCCCTAAACTATGGTCTTCTCGACAAGTACTGGTCCTCTTCCCCAGATTCACGCATACCCAGCGACCCGGATCACCCGACCCGTAAAACCAATTCATCCAAACCCGAGAAATACCCACCGTACCCGGAGAATCCGCTGATTAAGCAGTACAGTGCAGAGTACTGGATCATGGGAGACCTCGAGACTCCACCGGAGAAGCGTACTGGATCTTTCGCCAAAAGGGTTTTCAGCGAATCCGAGGCTGATGTAGTGTTCGTGCCCTTCTTCGCGACTCTAAGCGCGGAGATGGAGCTTGGAAATGGAAAAGGCTCCTCCTTTAGGAAGAAATCTGGAAACGAAGACTATCAGAGACAGAGACAAGTTCTCGACTTTTTGAGGAACACTCAAGCTTGGAAGCGATCCGGTGGACGTGATCACGTCTTTGTTCTAACTG ACCCTGTTGCAATGTGGCATGTCCGCCAGGAGATTGCTTTATCCATTCTACTAGTTGTGGATTTTGGAGGATGGTTCAGGCAAGATTCCAAGTCTTTCAACGGTACTAGCTTGCCTGAGAGGATAGAGCATACTCAAGTCTCTGTCATTAAGGATGTGATTGTTCCATACACGCATCTTCTTCCTAGGCTAGATTTGTCTCAGAACAAGAGACGTCACAGCCTACTTTATTTCAAAGGCGCTAAGCACAGACATCGG GGAGGGTTAATAAGAGAAAAACTATGGGACTTGCTGGTGGATGAACACGGCATTGTCATGGAAGAAGGTTTCCCTAATGCAACGGGAAGAGAACAATCGATAAGAGGAATGAGAAACTCAGAGTTTTGCTTGCATCCAGCCGGTGACACTCCCACTTCGTGCCGTCTCTTTGACGCCATACAAAGCCTATGCATCCCTGTGATTGTCAGCGACAACATAGAGCTCCCGTTTGAAGGAATGATAGATTACTCAGAGTTCTCAGTCTTTGTCTCCGTAAGTGATGCATTAAGGCCTAAATGGTTGGCTAATCATCTCAGAAATTTCTCTGAAAGAGACAAGGAAACCTTCAGAAGTAGAATGGCAAAGGGTCAGTCGGTTTTTGTGTATGACAATGGTAAAGCGAATGGTATTGGACCGATTCAACACGATGGTGCGGTGAATCACATATGGAAGAAGGTTCAACAGAAGGTGCCAATGGTGAAGGAAGCAGTGTTTAGGGAGAGGAGAAAACCAGCTGGTACTTCTGTTCCTCTTCGATGTCAATGTATCTAA
- the LOC106311609 gene encoding uncharacterized protein LOC106311609, with translation MSMLDSFFNKGFKAAKCKTLLKLTIPRIKLIRNRREAQIKQMRREIAKLLETGQEATARIRVEHIIREEKMLAAQEIIELFCELIAVRLPIIEAQRECPLDLKEAISSVCFAAPRCSDLTELQQVQLLFFSKYGKEFVAAASELKPDSGVNRKLVELLSVRAPSPETKLKLLKEIAQEHQLDWDPASTETDLFKSHEDLLDGPKQFGGGSKVPLKEEQDKGSHLTMLSLSRPEEQRQSDSDSEYEELDFPEVPNVLLRPTPAATPESAAKPAATCEHTSLDLPFDSESAGEDNLASKRDEHTAKASSTVVEGQTESDPVKQNSYSPPPVGVVGSFSTNESDAPKKISDLDLQDVLTAAQAAADSAERAAAAARSAASLAQLRINELTKKTPEQSPESLIENPFYSSPPQQTMEKAQFDHQNSSVSSYGDHTEFQKEESSSLFSHQTERLPSMEKPQFDHQNSPASSYGDLTDFQLGDYSSPFNHDRNNHHQAGRLPSFEKTRFDHLNSSVSSYGDVTELQRPENSSFDRLTPGQDHQQMRLPSREDDPYYSYPNLFTSQNLDRSPGSRSFSDTSKPAHDS, from the exons ATGTCGATGCTCGATTCGTTCTTCAATAAAGGTTTCAAAGCTGCAAAATG CAAAACGTTGCTGAAGTTAACGATCCCTCGGATAAAGCTAATCAGGAACCGAAGAGAAGCACAGATTAAGCAAATGCGCCGCGAAATCGCTAAGCTTCTCGAGACTGGTCAAGAAGCCACTGCTCGAATTCGT GTTGAGCATATTATAAGGGAAGAGAAGATGTTGGCTGCTCAAGAGATCATAGAGCTCTTCTGTGAGCTCATTGCTGTTCGCCTCCCAATTATTGAGGCTCAAAG GGAATGTCCTCTAGATCTAAAAGAAGCAATCTCAAGTGTATGTTTTGCTGCGCCAAGGTGCTCTGATTTGACAGAGCTGCAGCAGGTTCAGCTACTATTCTTTTCCAAATACGGCAAGGAGTTCGTCGCAGCTGCATCTGAGCTGAAGCCTGATTCTGGTGTCAATCGTAAG TTGGTGGAGTTGCTGTCTGTGCGTGCACCTTCCCCAGAAACCAAGCTGAAACTTCTCAAGGAAATTGCACAAGAACATCAACTTGATTGGGACCCTGCTTCTACTGAAACTGATCTCTTCAAATCGCATGAGGATCTCCTT GATGGACCAAAGCAATTTGGTGGAGGCTCTAAGGTCCCATTAAAGGAGGAACAAGATAAAGGGTCACATTTGACAATGCTATCTCTTTCACGTCCAGAGGAACAAAGACAATCTGATTCTGATTCAGAGTATGAAGAATTAGACTTTCCCGAGGTTCCAAATGTCTTGCTGCGGCCCACTCCTGCCGCTACCCCTGAAAGTGCAGCGAAACCTGCCGCCACTTGTGAACACACCTCTCTCGACTTGCCCTTTGATTCAGAGAGTGCAGGAGAGGATAATCTGGCTTCCAAAAGAGATGAACATACTGCAAAAGCAAGCAGCACTGTCGTCGAAGGCCAGACGGAATCTGATCCCGTGAAACAGAACAGTTATTCTCCACCACCTGTTGGTGTAGTAGGATCCTTCTCTACAAACGAGAGTGATGCTCCAAAGAAAATATCGGATTTGGACTTGCAGGATGTCCTAACGGCTGCTCAAGCTGCTGCTGATTCAGCAGAACGTGCGGCAGCAGCTGCCCGTTCAGCTGCAAGTCTTGCACAGCTCAGAATCAACGAGCTCACGAAGAAGACGCCTGAACAGTCTCCTGAGAGCCTGATTGAGAACCCTTTCTATTCAAGCCCACCACAACAGACAATGGAAAAGGCGCAATTTGATCATCAGAATTCTTCGGTCAGCAGCTACGGAGATCACACTGAGTTCCAAAAGGAAGAGTCTTCATCACTTTTCAGCCACCAAACAGAGAGACTCCCCTCAATGGAAAAACCACAATTTGATCACCAAAACTCACCTGCCAGCAGCTATGGAGATCTTACTGATTTCCAACTAGGTGACTATTCATCACCTTTTAACCATGACCGAAACAACCACCACCAAGCAGGGAGACTCCCTTCATTTGAAAAAACTCGTTTTGATCATCTGAATTCATCAGTCAGCAGCTATGGCGATGTTACAGAGCTCCAGAGACCCGAGAACTCGTCATTTGACAGACTCACCCCTGGCCAGGACCACCAGCAAATGAGACTACCTTCGAGGGAAGATGATCCATATTACTCATACCCTAATCTGTTCACATCGCAGAATCTTGACCGCTCACCCGGCTCTCGTTCATTTTCGGACACTTCAAAACCTGCCCATGATTCTTGA